The following coding sequences are from one bacterium SCSIO 12741 window:
- the purD gene encoding phosphoribosylamine--glycine ligase produces the protein MNVLLIGSGGREYTLAWKLAQSSKLGQLYIAPGNGGTSAFGINVPLKVNDFDGIKKCVLENSIQLVVVGPEAPLVEGITDFFKADAELQNVAVIGPDQQGATLEGSKEFAKAFMAKYDIPTAKYESFKAETLEQGKAFLETLNAPYVLKADGLAAGKGVLILDDLEEAKSELSQMLSGKFGAAGDTVVIEEFLSGIELSVFVLTDGKDYVILPEAKDYKRIGEGDTGLNTGGMGAVTPVPFAQGDFLNKVEERIVKPTIQGISAEGMDYKGFVFIGLMNVNGDPYVIEYNVRMGDPETEVVIPRVKSDLLELFQATAKGELSQCTLELNPDTAVTVMLVSGGYPEAYAKGKVIEGADVSVENGLTIHAGTTEKEGNLLTSGGRVISCTAYGKDIEEARKRAYNRVDQIKFEGMYYRKDIGLDLL, from the coding sequence ATGAATGTACTTCTGATTGGCTCAGGTGGACGGGAATATACCCTCGCCTGGAAATTGGCTCAAAGCTCCAAATTAGGACAACTTTATATAGCTCCTGGAAATGGCGGAACGTCTGCCTTTGGAATCAATGTTCCCCTTAAGGTGAATGACTTTGACGGAATCAAGAAGTGTGTTCTGGAGAATTCTATTCAATTGGTTGTAGTTGGTCCCGAAGCTCCTTTGGTGGAAGGAATTACCGACTTTTTTAAAGCAGACGCTGAGTTGCAAAACGTGGCTGTTATTGGTCCTGATCAGCAGGGTGCTACGTTAGAAGGAAGCAAGGAGTTTGCCAAGGCATTTATGGCCAAGTATGATATTCCTACCGCCAAGTACGAAAGCTTTAAAGCCGAAACGTTGGAACAAGGAAAGGCCTTTTTGGAAACCTTAAACGCTCCGTACGTATTGAAGGCCGATGGCTTAGCTGCTGGAAAAGGAGTTCTCATTTTGGACGATTTGGAAGAAGCCAAATCCGAATTGAGTCAAATGCTTTCCGGTAAATTCGGTGCGGCAGGAGATACAGTTGTTATCGAAGAATTTTTGAGCGGCATCGAACTTTCGGTATTTGTATTGACCGATGGAAAGGATTACGTCATTCTTCCGGAAGCCAAGGACTACAAACGAATTGGCGAAGGTGACACTGGATTAAATACCGGTGGTATGGGTGCCGTTACACCGGTTCCATTTGCCCAAGGCGACTTCCTGAATAAAGTGGAAGAGCGTATTGTTAAGCCTACGATTCAGGGAATTTCCGCTGAAGGCATGGACTACAAAGGATTTGTATTTATCGGCTTGATGAATGTAAATGGTGATCCTTATGTTATTGAATACAATGTACGCATGGGAGATCCTGAAACAGAAGTTGTGATTCCTCGGGTAAAATCAGATTTACTGGAGCTGTTCCAGGCTACGGCCAAGGGGGAATTATCTCAGTGCACCTTGGAGCTCAATCCGGATACCGCGGTAACCGTTATGCTCGTGTCAGGTGGATATCCTGAAGCTTATGCCAAAGGAAAAGTCATTGAAGGAGCGGATGTTTCCGTTGAAAATGGCTTAACTATTCATGCTGGAACCACAGAAAAAGAAGGGAATCTTCTTACCTCAGGTGGACGCGTAATTAGCTGTACAGCTTACGGAAAAGACATTGAGGAAGCCCGAAAAAGAGCCTACAATAGGGTTGATCAAATCAAGTTTGAAGGAATGTACTACCGAAAGGATATCGGCTTGGACCTGCTGTAA
- the moaA gene encoding GTP 3',8-cyclase MoaA produces the protein MHGAPEIRLTENETATALVDSFGRQHTYLRISLTEKCNLRCTYCMPAEGLQLSPSDHLMTADEVIQIAQEFVAMGVQKIRLTGGEPLLRRDAADILKRLAELPVELAITTNGLLLDKFLPLFHELGIKQINLSLDTLDPERFHRLTRRNQFDRVMNNIQLALREGFRPGINVVLLRDQNDDEITRFIDLTSEWPLKIRFIEFMPFSGNSWDRSRLVSLAEVLKKAGEEFGPDRLERLQDKPNDTSKNFKVKGFAGSFSVISTVTNPFCDSCNRIRLTANGRLKNCLFSKGETDLLSALRQGQSIRELIQENLRAKKFTRAGMDTMNSFANPTNNQDNRSMILIGG, from the coding sequence ATGCACGGAGCTCCAGAAATTCGTTTAACCGAAAACGAAACGGCCACAGCCTTGGTGGATTCCTTTGGTCGTCAACATACGTACCTCCGTATTTCGCTTACCGAAAAATGTAACCTCCGCTGTACTTATTGCATGCCCGCTGAGGGCCTTCAATTAAGCCCTTCTGATCACCTCATGACGGCTGATGAAGTCATTCAAATCGCTCAGGAGTTTGTGGCCATGGGCGTGCAAAAAATCCGATTAACTGGAGGCGAACCACTACTACGCAGAGATGCTGCAGATATACTCAAAAGGCTTGCGGAATTACCGGTAGAGCTTGCTATTACTACGAACGGACTACTTCTTGACAAATTTCTACCGCTCTTCCATGAACTGGGAATCAAACAGATTAACCTGAGTCTCGACACCCTCGATCCGGAGCGATTTCACCGATTGACCCGAAGAAATCAATTTGACCGGGTGATGAACAACATTCAGCTCGCTTTGAGAGAAGGCTTTCGCCCTGGAATTAACGTGGTGCTTCTACGCGATCAAAATGACGATGAGATTACCCGCTTTATTGACTTGACCAGTGAGTGGCCTTTGAAAATTCGCTTTATCGAGTTTATGCCTTTTAGCGGAAACTCCTGGGACCGAAGTCGTCTGGTTTCTTTGGCCGAAGTACTCAAAAAAGCAGGGGAAGAATTTGGCCCTGACCGGCTGGAGCGACTCCAGGACAAACCAAACGATACCAGCAAAAATTTCAAAGTGAAAGGGTTCGCCGGCTCCTTCTCGGTAATTAGTACCGTAACCAATCCTTTTTGCGACAGCTGCAACCGCATTCGGCTCACCGCAAACGGCCGATTAAAAAACTGTTTGTTTTCAAAAGGAGAAACCGATCTCCTATCTGCGCTTAGACAGGGGCAATCGATTCGCGAATTGATTCAAGAAAACCTCCGAGCCAAAAAATTCACCCGAGCCGGGATGGATACGATGAACTCATTTGCCAATCCAACTAACAACCAAGACAATCGCAGCATGATCCTGATTGGTGGATAA
- a CDS encoding four helix bundle protein has translation MFDFQKLTVYQKAKLFHSFIHEKILEPNNLKPYYRDQLGRASLSVALNIAESSSRFTPKSRRNFIVIARGSLFECVAVSEILLNRGSISGEQYQELFNQADQLSRMLFKMIRNLE, from the coding sequence ATGTTTGATTTTCAGAAACTGACCGTCTATCAAAAGGCTAAGCTCTTTCATTCTTTTATTCACGAAAAAATTCTTGAACCCAACAACCTTAAGCCCTATTATCGGGATCAATTAGGGCGAGCTTCATTAAGTGTGGCTTTGAATATTGCTGAAAGCAGCAGTCGTTTTACACCCAAATCCAGAAGAAACTTTATCGTAATTGCAAGAGGTTCGTTGTTTGAGTGCGTTGCCGTTTCTGAAATTCTACTAAATCGAGGATCTATTTCTGGAGAGCAGTACCAGGAACTATTCAACCAAGCCGACCAGCTCTCCCGAATGCTCTTCAAAATGATTCGGAATTTGGAGTAG
- a CDS encoding T9SS type A sorting domain-containing protein, with translation MKGSIFTFLFILLQTVAFTQTHRYIPLDLDTTSFWIIKEGRYYGGDECFGEKLCYVEKDTTIQSHKYWKINSYLTKAGRGNDPLKCSQVNGSRFIVYLREDTTQRMVYRWKNNKDVPYLNYNLQKGDSVLDPNTLKYAQVSIEYETIMGVTRRIQTIHYPNGVHQRIVEGIGAFSNFPYEIFGEWGRQMVQLTCYSKQGQTLFCNECPCLRKAPVPLSNQDLNPVKSSHSIHVFPERIEISNQGHQELHITLLSTDGRELKSFDTQEESTSLSTSNLQNGLYFILATSPEETVYQKVYVR, from the coding sequence ATGAAAGGATCCATCTTTACTTTTCTATTCATTTTATTACAAACTGTTGCCTTTACCCAAACCCACCGTTACATCCCACTTGACTTAGACACCACCAGCTTTTGGATTATAAAAGAGGGTAGATACTACGGCGGCGATGAATGTTTCGGAGAAAAGCTCTGCTATGTAGAAAAGGACACCACCATCCAATCCCATAAATACTGGAAAATAAATTCATATCTCACCAAAGCCGGAAGAGGGAACGATCCCCTGAAATGCAGTCAGGTAAATGGCTCAAGGTTCATCGTATATCTTCGAGAGGATACCACCCAAAGAATGGTTTACCGATGGAAAAACAACAAGGATGTTCCTTATTTGAATTACAACCTCCAAAAAGGGGATAGTGTCCTCGATCCCAATACTTTGAAATACGCTCAGGTATCCATTGAATATGAAACCATTATGGGTGTTACAAGACGAATTCAAACCATCCATTACCCCAATGGTGTGCATCAAAGAATCGTTGAAGGAATTGGCGCCTTCAGCAATTTCCCCTATGAAATATTTGGGGAATGGGGACGGCAAATGGTTCAATTGACCTGCTACAGCAAACAGGGCCAAACACTTTTTTGCAATGAATGCCCTTGCTTACGAAAAGCACCGGTCCCACTGAGCAATCAAGATTTAAATCCGGTCAAGTCCTCTCATTCGATCCACGTTTTTCCAGAAAGAATTGAAATCTCAAACCAGGGGCATCAAGAATTGCACATAACCCTCCTAAGCACAGATGGCCGTGAGCTAAAAAGCTTTGATACCCAAGAGGAGTCCACAAGTTTATCCACTTCCAACCTACAAAATGGGCTATACTTCATCCTGGCAACCTCTCCCGAAGAAACCGTGTACCAGAAAGTTTATGTGCGGTAG
- a CDS encoding helix-turn-helix transcriptional regulator gives MLVEVGFDRFRVQDVATKAGCGTGAIYRRWPTKENLIIEAIKIMPTPVAPVTEDPISDLRALVAPRCKSAQEKPDLVPGLISAMRSDPGIEEVVKAGYTMENFREVIIRIVGEDYPHISLLCEMTSAITLLRSAFIPQEINAKKLTEEIVSFIESQGKLKG, from the coding sequence TTGTTGGTTGAAGTAGGGTTTGACCGTTTTCGGGTTCAAGACGTGGCCACCAAGGCCGGATGTGGAACCGGTGCTATTTATAGACGCTGGCCCACCAAGGAGAACTTGATCATTGAAGCCATCAAAATTATGCCCACTCCGGTTGCTCCAGTCACCGAGGACCCCATTTCCGATTTACGGGCACTGGTAGCTCCCCGATGTAAAAGCGCACAGGAAAAGCCCGACTTGGTGCCCGGACTTATTTCCGCCATGCGTTCCGATCCAGGAATAGAAGAAGTGGTAAAAGCCGGCTACACGATGGAAAACTTTCGAGAAGTGATTATCAGAATCGTGGGTGAGGATTACCCCCACATCTCCCTTCTGTGCGAAATGACTTCCGCAATCACCCTTCTTCGCTCAGCCTTCATTCCTCAAGAAATAAATGCCAAAAAATTGACCGAAGAGATTGTTTCCTTTATTGAGAGTCAAGGGAAATTGAAGGGTTGA
- a CDS encoding AraC family transcriptional regulator yields the protein MSNLKGPISQDIANMVRILNEPLQSDELHVYEFKNSDQDLLCAIPPFRSKYFSIAFVISGNFQIQMDLMDYHLSNNDVAIITADSLVQIKKVNTLEKMVVINFMPELFTRYQFQNKGLKVLESLVFKTPSHITLNNSETESLNCIALELKRRNKEDFKNAYKAEVTFHLFMAMVYELANTEQCQQNFTGKISRSQHIAYAFLKSVKQNCQTERTVGFYAKELFITPNHLSESVKKTFGKSAMKLINETTVLALKIQFSNPNLTIEQIGFEFSFSSLQHLSLFYKKHTGLSPRQYRDQLNS from the coding sequence ATGTCTAATCTGAAAGGTCCAATTTCTCAGGATATTGCCAACATGGTTCGTATCCTAAATGAACCCTTGCAATCGGATGAGTTGCATGTGTATGAGTTTAAGAATTCTGACCAGGACTTACTCTGCGCAATTCCACCTTTCCGATCGAAGTACTTTTCTATAGCCTTTGTGATCTCTGGAAATTTTCAGATTCAGATGGATTTAATGGACTACCATTTATCGAACAATGACGTGGCCATAATTACAGCGGATAGCCTGGTTCAGATTAAAAAGGTGAATACATTGGAAAAAATGGTGGTCATCAACTTTATGCCCGAACTATTCACCCGCTACCAGTTTCAAAACAAGGGCTTGAAAGTTTTAGAGTCGCTCGTCTTTAAAACTCCAAGCCACATCACCCTAAATAATAGCGAGACCGAAAGCCTCAATTGCATTGCCCTGGAACTGAAGAGACGAAACAAGGAGGACTTTAAAAATGCCTATAAGGCTGAAGTTACTTTTCATCTTTTTATGGCCATGGTTTATGAGCTGGCCAATACCGAGCAATGTCAGCAGAACTTTACGGGTAAAATCTCCCGATCTCAACACATCGCCTATGCCTTTTTAAAATCGGTCAAGCAAAATTGCCAAACCGAGCGTACCGTAGGTTTTTATGCCAAGGAGCTTTTTATTACACCTAATCACCTCAGCGAATCAGTAAAAAAGACGTTTGGAAAAAGTGCCATGAAGTTGATTAACGAAACCACAGTGTTGGCGCTTAAAATTCAATTCTCCAATCCCAATTTGACCATTGAGCAAATTGGATTTGAATTTTCCTTTAGTAGCCTACAGCACTTAAGCCTATTCTACAAAAAACACACAGGGCTTTCTCCCCGGCAATACCGCGATCAGTTGAATTCCTGA
- a CDS encoding DUF4345 family protein translates to MEIVKMATLGLSGTLLVFVGSMRLFNPIKTYLKNSGITIDNNVDLLNEMRGVSAVMLVGGLLLFLGILLPQLAHSSFMVGALIFLGFAVGRIFGMMTDGRPNKQIVQGLGFEIVLGSANLVCWIMVAMG, encoded by the coding sequence ATGGAAATCGTAAAAATGGCAACCTTGGGACTTTCAGGAACCTTATTGGTATTTGTAGGCAGCATGCGTCTGTTCAATCCGATAAAGACTTACTTAAAAAATTCAGGTATCACCATCGACAACAACGTGGATCTTCTCAATGAAATGAGAGGAGTTAGTGCCGTTATGCTGGTAGGTGGATTGCTCCTGTTTCTCGGCATCCTTTTGCCTCAGCTCGCTCATTCGTCCTTTATGGTAGGTGCACTTATTTTCTTGGGATTTGCCGTGGGTAGAATATTTGGAATGATGACAGATGGTAGGCCCAATAAGCAAATTGTTCAGGGACTCGGCTTCGAGATAGTACTAGGTTCTGCCAATTTGGTTTGCTGGATTATGGTTGCGATGGGTTAA
- a CDS encoding YafY family transcriptional regulator codes for MEENEKPRLSRLTAIITQLQSKRNVTAQYLAERHQVSIRTIYRDIRTLEKSGIPIVSKEGKGYSLVEGYHLPPVLFTEDEANALITVERLITQNKDQSLSDSVSSAMDKIKAILKYSQKGNADLLANRVFFGENRTEEKSSDNLMQIQSALIHYKVLKIEYLSSQGASTTRLIEPFGIYSINGNFLFIAFCRLRNDFRVFRIDFIESMETLDETFEPHNMTMERFFEEYIKNQNHS; via the coding sequence ATGGAGGAAAACGAAAAACCGAGGCTATCCAGATTGACGGCCATCATAACTCAGCTGCAATCGAAGAGAAACGTCACTGCTCAGTACCTGGCAGAAAGACATCAGGTTAGCATTCGTACGATTTACCGCGACATCCGGACCCTTGAAAAATCGGGAATTCCCATTGTATCCAAAGAAGGCAAAGGATATTCTCTGGTTGAGGGATATCACCTTCCTCCGGTACTCTTTACCGAAGACGAGGCCAACGCGCTCATTACCGTTGAACGACTCATCACCCAAAACAAGGACCAATCCTTGAGCGATAGCGTTTCCAGCGCGATGGACAAGATCAAGGCCATTTTGAAATATTCGCAGAAGGGCAATGCTGACTTACTTGCCAACCGAGTCTTTTTCGGAGAAAATCGGACCGAAGAAAAATCGAGTGACAACTTAATGCAAATTCAATCCGCCCTTATTCATTACAAGGTTCTAAAAATTGAATACCTCTCTTCCCAAGGCGCCTCCACTACCCGACTCATTGAGCCTTTTGGTATTTACAGCATCAATGGAAATTTTCTCTTCATTGCCTTCTGCCGGCTAAGAAACGATTTCCGGGTCTTTCGGATCGATTTTATAGAATCCATGGAGACATTGGATGAAACCTTTGAGCCGCATAACATGACCATGGAACGTTTTTTTGAAGAGTATATCAAAAACCAAAATCATTCCTGA
- a CDS encoding sensor histidine kinase: protein MRRVLLVISLIFPLFAFGQRNLKPSVHLRPFAELEQATVMVLAEDSLGQIWIGTQTGIRYWDGTKLRKPNTENGYVTHLHFRDSCIYALQLNYLYKINVYSMEVESYDFPYPDYRNIQALEHGFLTISRDFKDTLLLDYQLSPIENGQSERINERQDTAVLGAYVITNEYVMGPEDTLATSHALTGRVVQFDENHVFVASHEGLIEYALDHHGNLIKNVHVQSDRVENILVDRYQNLWVGTAENGLLQFHKNMILHNYYKESLPDGSLNPCWTIGSIDGRIHYTTSHGIRELGATNSEATAIEKATAHLTCFSFLETDEFVWIGTAKKGLYKYVNGRVEPIYFNSQEYLDNTIVQILEDGQDYLVCSKYAIHRIDRMGKVKNSYPFKKYHEKDYSMQLVKLDSSYLSANTIGIVEYDQNFVPQSRKYKDARVFSDLTFYQDSWWITSLDGGVYRLEQDSLVEVPTPQNQLLKIRSFQNNLWITGLSGALLYRDSVFTEFGLENGFPITEYAQGGLYNYQDSLILFSGVEGVFEYNGNGQEEEVLMPQWHLLQKDTFLPPQSSTLLNYDVSVVQLLPRAIITTDRNRFDLSYTLNGNRFDFENGVPLLLDLNYGDSKLVFEIKNLLTGAKNSYAYHFYRAEPIWLKTWFQILLGLGGLMVVLGFYVLYGYFKTRKLLKQEEEHRKISQERLRISRELHDNIGARLTHIISSIDVELYRNAGDQNQLEAINSFARETMSQLRETIWAVSDQSIFFSELLLRVDQYVSQANQLTPIQLTYRNASKSDFELNSAQVINFFRIAQEAINNAIKYSEARQIEVSVEEADHQMQIKISDDGMGFDAATQTHGSGLRGMRHRATEVAASLSVTSKKGKGTTIKITIPFHT, encoded by the coding sequence GTGCGAAGAGTTCTACTGGTAATTTCTCTGATTTTTCCCCTGTTTGCTTTTGGCCAAAGAAACCTCAAGCCATCCGTTCATTTAAGGCCTTTTGCCGAATTGGAACAAGCGACGGTAATGGTTTTGGCTGAAGATTCTTTGGGCCAGATCTGGATTGGAACCCAAACCGGAATTCGCTATTGGGATGGCACAAAGTTGAGAAAGCCAAATACCGAAAATGGCTACGTTACTCATCTTCACTTTCGTGACTCTTGTATCTATGCGCTTCAGCTGAACTACTTGTACAAAATCAATGTGTACTCGATGGAGGTTGAATCGTATGATTTTCCCTATCCAGACTACCGTAATATCCAAGCGTTGGAGCATGGGTTTCTCACCATATCCAGAGATTTTAAAGACACCTTACTTCTCGATTATCAGCTCAGTCCTATCGAAAACGGGCAAAGTGAGAGGATAAATGAACGGCAGGATACAGCCGTGTTGGGCGCTTACGTGATAACCAATGAGTATGTCATGGGGCCGGAAGATACTTTGGCAACTTCCCATGCGCTAACGGGCCGAGTCGTTCAGTTTGACGAAAACCATGTGTTTGTTGCCTCCCACGAAGGGCTGATTGAATATGCGTTGGACCACCACGGAAACCTGATTAAAAATGTACACGTCCAATCTGATCGGGTAGAGAATATTTTGGTGGATCGCTATCAAAATTTATGGGTAGGTACGGCTGAAAATGGATTGCTCCAGTTCCATAAAAACATGATTCTCCATAACTATTACAAGGAAAGTTTACCTGATGGCTCGCTCAATCCTTGCTGGACCATTGGTTCGATTGATGGAAGGATTCATTACACCACGTCTCACGGCATTCGCGAATTGGGCGCAACAAATTCAGAGGCAACCGCGATAGAGAAGGCTACAGCCCATTTGACTTGTTTTTCCTTTTTGGAAACCGATGAGTTTGTTTGGATTGGAACAGCGAAAAAGGGGCTTTACAAATATGTAAATGGACGGGTTGAACCCATTTATTTCAATTCGCAGGAATACTTGGATAACACCATTGTTCAAATTCTGGAAGATGGCCAGGATTACCTGGTATGTAGCAAATATGCCATCCATCGGATAGACCGGATGGGAAAGGTCAAGAACAGCTACCCTTTCAAAAAGTACCATGAAAAAGACTATTCCATGCAACTGGTTAAGCTCGATTCCTCCTACTTGTCGGCGAATACCATTGGGATCGTTGAGTATGATCAGAATTTCGTGCCCCAGAGTAGAAAATACAAGGATGCCCGGGTTTTTTCAGACTTGACTTTTTACCAGGATTCCTGGTGGATTACCTCCCTGGATGGAGGTGTGTACAGGCTGGAGCAGGATTCTCTGGTGGAAGTTCCTACTCCCCAAAATCAACTGCTAAAAATCCGGTCCTTTCAAAATAATCTGTGGATTACAGGACTTTCCGGAGCCTTGCTTTATCGGGATTCGGTATTTACAGAATTTGGTCTTGAAAATGGGTTTCCAATCACCGAATATGCACAGGGAGGTTTGTACAACTACCAGGATTCTTTGATCCTATTTTCAGGGGTTGAAGGTGTTTTCGAATACAACGGCAATGGGCAAGAAGAGGAAGTGTTGATGCCCCAATGGCACCTGCTTCAAAAAGATACCTTTTTACCGCCTCAATCCTCTACTCTGCTCAACTATGATGTATCCGTGGTTCAATTGCTTCCCCGAGCCATAATTACCACCGATAGAAACCGATTTGACCTTTCCTATACCTTAAATGGAAACCGGTTTGATTTTGAAAATGGGGTTCCTCTCTTACTGGATTTGAACTATGGTGATTCGAAACTTGTGTTTGAAATTAAGAACCTGTTGACAGGGGCAAAAAACAGCTATGCTTACCACTTTTATCGAGCTGAGCCCATTTGGCTGAAAACCTGGTTTCAAATTCTACTTGGATTGGGTGGATTGATGGTGGTTCTCGGGTTTTATGTTTTGTATGGTTATTTCAAGACTCGAAAGCTTCTCAAGCAGGAGGAGGAACACCGGAAAATTTCTCAAGAGCGGCTTCGAATTTCACGTGAACTACACGATAACATTGGAGCCCGATTAACCCATATTATTTCCAGTATAGATGTTGAGCTCTACCGAAATGCGGGGGACCAAAATCAATTGGAAGCGATCAATTCTTTTGCCCGTGAAACGATGAGTCAGTTACGGGAAACTATTTGGGCAGTGAGTGATCAGTCCATCTTTTTTTCGGAGCTTTTGTTGCGCGTGGATCAATATGTGAGTCAGGCGAATCAATTAACACCGATTCAGTTGACCTACCGCAACGCAAGCAAATCTGATTTTGAATTGAACTCGGCACAGGTCATCAATTTTTTTAGAATTGCTCAAGAGGCCATTAACAATGCCATTAAGTATAGCGAAGCCCGACAAATAGAAGTCTCGGTAGAAGAGGCAGACCATCAGATGCAAATCAAAATCAGCGATGACGGAATGGGATTTGATGCCGCAACTCAAACCCATGGTTCTGGTTTGCGAGGTATGCGCCACCGGGCAACTGAAGTGGCCGCTTCGCTCAGCGTCACGAGTAAAAAAGGAAAAGGAACAACCATTAAAATCACAATACCCTTTCATACATGA
- a CDS encoding response regulator transcription factor, with amino-acid sequence MIRIALAEDNGFLADSIMSKLALFEEFKVSFHALNGKDLLDRLTQDSNLDVILMDIQMPEMDGIEASKEVTQRFPHIKVIMLTVLDTDQKVYESIQSGAVGYLLKESSPQEIFNGIKQAVSGAAALSPSIALKAMKMIQNPESVHQDTEQFDLTERELQVLRQLSKGLNYKEIASNLIISPNTVRRHIENIYQKLEVSNKAEAIQKAYRNKLC; translated from the coding sequence ATGATTAGGATAGCCCTTGCAGAAGACAACGGATTTTTGGCCGACTCTATCATGAGCAAATTGGCCTTGTTTGAGGAGTTTAAGGTGAGTTTTCATGCCTTGAATGGAAAAGACCTTTTGGATCGATTGACTCAAGATTCAAATTTGGATGTCATTCTCATGGATATTCAAATGCCTGAAATGGATGGGATTGAAGCTTCCAAAGAGGTAACGCAGCGTTTTCCGCATATCAAGGTGATCATGCTTACCGTATTGGATACGGATCAAAAGGTCTATGAATCCATCCAATCTGGAGCGGTGGGGTATTTACTAAAAGAAAGCTCCCCTCAGGAAATCTTTAATGGAATTAAACAGGCCGTTTCGGGTGCCGCTGCGCTGTCGCCAAGTATTGCGCTCAAGGCCATGAAAATGATTCAGAATCCGGAATCGGTTCATCAGGACACCGAACAGTTTGATTTGACCGAGCGGGAATTGCAAGTACTTCGTCAACTTTCCAAAGGGTTGAACTACAAAGAAATTGCATCCAATTTGATCATTAGCCCGAATACGGTCCGCCGCCACATCGAAAACATTTACCAAAAGCTTGAAGTGTCCAACAAGGCCGAAGCCATTCAAAAGGCCTACCGGAACAAGTTGTGCTGA